A single genomic interval of Pyrus communis chromosome 5, drPyrComm1.1, whole genome shotgun sequence harbors:
- the LOC137734109 gene encoding probable protein S-acyltransferase 14, whose translation MHRSGVAMAWNVFKFCTALRGLGSVMILLVLGVVGVTYYTVVLTNYGPALYDGGLDSLIAVAVLILFHCLLVMLLWSYFSVVLTDPGGVPPNWRPAVDEERGEADPLTGLDFNGLQPDPSNQRIRYCRKCNQLKPPRCHHCSVCGRCVLKMDHHCVWVVNCVGALNYKYFLLFLFYTFLETSVVALSLLPHFILFFSEGEIPGTPSTLATTFLAFVLNLAFALSVLGFLVMHISLVAANTTTIEAYEKKTSPKWRYDLGRKKNFEQVFGTDKRYWFIPAYSDEDLRRIPALQGLEYPSKPEFDSQEF comes from the exons ATGCATAGATCTGGAGTGGCCATGGCTTGGAACGTGTTCAAGTTCTGCACAGCTTTGCGAGGTCTGGGCTCGGTCATGATCCTCCTTGTTCTTGGGGTCGTCGGTGTCACATATTACACTGTCGTTTTGACCAATTATGGCCCGGCTTTGTACGACGGCGGCCTTGACTCTCTCATTGCTGTTGCCGTATTGATCTTATTTCATTGCTTG TTGGTGATGCTATTGTGGAGTTACTTTTCTGTTGTTTTGACGGATCCGGGGGGTGTGCCACCTAATTGGAGGCCTGCTGTGGATGAAGAGAGAGGGGAGGCTGACCCATTGACTGGGTTGGATTTTAATGGTTTGCAGCCTGACCCCTCTAATCAGAGAATCCGGTATTGCCGGAAGTGCAACCAGCTGAAACCACCTCGTTGCCATCATTGCTCAGTTT GTGGGCGGTGTGTACTGAAAATGGATCACCATTGTGTATGGGTTGTTAATTGTGTTGGGGCCTTAAATTACaagtattttcttcttttcttg TTTTACACGTTtctcgagacaagtgttgtagCATTATCCTTGCTGccacattttattttgttctttagCGAGGGAGAAATACCTGGAACACCTAGCACCCTTGCAACTACCTTTCTTGCTTTTG TCTTGAATCTTGCGTTTGCATTAAGTGTTTTGGGTTTTCTGGTCATGCATATATCATTGGTGGCTGCAAACACCACAACCATTGAG GCATATGAAAAGAAAACCTCTCCTAAATGGCGCTATGACCTTGGTCGGAAAAAGAATTTTGAACAG GTGTTTGGGACAGACAAACGATACTGGTTCATCCCCGCTTACTCGGATGAAGATTTACGGCGGATACCAGCACTTCAGGGTCTTGAGTATCCATCTAAGCCGGAGTTTGATTCCCAAGAGTTCTAA